The Candidatus Methylomirabilota bacterium genome includes a window with the following:
- the lpxB gene encoding lipid-A-disaccharide synthase has translation MRDGRILIVAGESSGDLHAAGVVAELRRRAPYLTIEGIGGDRMRQAGVRLHAHAGDLAVVGLVEVAARLPAIWQAYRNMIRCLRDRRPDLVILVDFPDFNLRLARRAFRLGIPVVYFISPQVWAWRAGRIRSIAKYVRRLLVIFPFEEGFYRERGVEALYVGHPLLDRLTSPPSMDEARRRLDLEGAAPVLGLLPGSRVSEITRHLPLLLRSAKQLMTERSDLRVIIAAADGLPLDLIGSYLNREGVSARVVQGRTYEVMAASDLVLVASGTATLEAAIIGTPMVIVYRLAFLSWLLGRLLIRVPYIGMVNLVAGRQVAPELIQFHATPERITDEARRLLLSAEQRRQTRQDLQHMRDRLGPPGALGRTVDAILECLQSGALEEMAVQRG, from the coding sequence ATGCGGGACGGCCGAATCCTGATCGTCGCGGGGGAGTCCTCAGGAGATCTGCATGCCGCCGGTGTCGTTGCCGAGTTGCGACGGCGCGCCCCGTACCTGACTATAGAAGGAATTGGAGGAGATCGGATGCGCCAGGCGGGTGTCCGCCTCCACGCGCATGCGGGCGACCTGGCTGTAGTCGGCCTCGTCGAGGTAGCCGCCAGGCTTCCCGCCATCTGGCAGGCGTACCGGAACATGATCCGATGCTTACGCGATCGGCGCCCGGATCTGGTGATCCTTGTGGATTTTCCGGACTTTAACCTGAGGTTGGCCCGCCGGGCATTCCGACTTGGCATCCCAGTGGTCTACTTTATCAGTCCGCAGGTGTGGGCTTGGCGTGCGGGCCGGATACGGTCGATCGCGAAGTATGTCCGACGGCTTCTGGTTATCTTTCCCTTCGAGGAAGGTTTCTATCGTGAGAGAGGGGTCGAGGCCTTGTATGTCGGTCATCCACTCCTGGATCGACTAACGTCTCCACCATCAATGGATGAGGCGCGTCGCCGTCTGGATCTGGAGGGGGCGGCTCCGGTATTGGGGCTTCTGCCGGGCAGTCGCGTGAGTGAGATTACGCGGCATCTCCCTCTCTTACTGAGATCGGCTAAGCAACTGATGACGGAGCGGTCGGATCTGCGCGTGATTATCGCCGCGGCTGACGGGCTTCCCCTCGACCTCATCGGGTCCTACTTGAATCGAGAGGGTGTTTCCGCAAGAGTTGTACAGGGGCGAACGTATGAGGTCATGGCTGCCTCGGACCTGGTCCTTGTGGCTTCAGGTACCGCCACCCTGGAGGCAGCAATTATCGGTACCCCCATGGTGATCGTGTATCGCCTTGCGTTTCTCTCATGGCTGCTGGGCCGCTTGTTGATCAGGGTTCCGTACATCGGCATGGTGAATCTGGTGGCGGGACGACAAGTTGCGCCTGAGCTGATTCAATTTCACGCGACGCCGGAGCGGATCACTGACGAAGCGCGCCGGCTGCTCCTGTCGGCGGAGCAACGTCGTCAAACGCGGCAGGATCTCCAGCACATGCGTGATCGATTGGGGCCGCCGGGAGCGCTGGGCCGAACGGTAGATGCGATCCTTGAGTGCTTGCAGTCCGGCGCCCTGGAGGAGATGGCGGTCCAGAGAGGGTAA
- a CDS encoding Gfo/Idh/MocA family oxidoreductase: MNNGKPVRVGVVGVGYVGQHHARIYSELPGVELVGVVDIDETRLQELGTRHGIALCRDYREILGKVDAVSVAVPTLLHYQIAKECLERGVDVLVEKPIAQSLAQADELVEIAKVDDRIFQVGHIERFNGAVKALEAVVRSPGFIECHRLGPFAHRNTDVDVVLDLMIHDIDIVLNLIKSPVTAVTAVGVPVISDQVDIANARLQFESGCVANLTASRVSIERVRRIRIFQRDTFISLDYSQQEITVYHRIPGTSETAMEATPTIVKEEIPIDKAEPLRVEIESFIECVRARKRPLVSGEEGRDALKVASQIMERL; the protein is encoded by the coding sequence ATGAATAACGGAAAGCCGGTTCGCGTAGGCGTGGTGGGTGTCGGCTATGTGGGACAGCACCACGCCAGGATCTATTCGGAACTGCCGGGCGTTGAGCTGGTCGGCGTGGTCGATATCGACGAGACTCGTCTGCAAGAGTTGGGGACGCGACACGGGATCGCATTGTGTCGCGATTACCGCGAGATTCTGGGAAAAGTAGATGCTGTCAGCGTGGCAGTGCCGACTCTGCTGCACTACCAGATCGCGAAGGAATGTCTGGAACGCGGAGTGGACGTTCTGGTGGAGAAACCGATTGCGCAGTCCCTCGCTCAAGCCGACGAACTGGTTGAGATTGCGAAGGTTGACGATCGAATCTTCCAGGTCGGTCATATCGAGCGATTCAACGGCGCGGTCAAGGCACTCGAGGCCGTTGTGAGGAGTCCCGGCTTCATCGAGTGCCACCGTCTTGGCCCCTTCGCCCATCGCAACACGGATGTTGATGTCGTTCTCGATCTGATGATCCATGATATTGACATTGTGCTGAACCTGATCAAGTCGCCTGTCACCGCAGTAACGGCTGTTGGTGTTCCGGTGATCTCAGATCAGGTGGACATTGCCAATGCTCGGCTCCAGTTTGAGTCTGGGTGTGTCGCGAATCTGACTGCCAGCCGGGTAAGCATCGAGCGGGTCCGGCGGATACGGATCTTTCAGCGTGACACCTTCATCTCCCTTGACTACTCCCAGCAAGAGATTACAGTCTACCATCGTATCCCGGGGACGAGCGAGACGGCTATGGAAGCCACCCCAACGATCGTGAAGGAAGAGATCCCCATTGATAAGGCGGAGCCGCTTCGCGTCGAGATCGAAAGCTTTATCGAGTGCGTCCGGGCCAGAAAACGACCTCTGGTATCAGGGGAGGAGGGCCGGGACGCCCTGAAAGTGGCCTCTCAGATTATGGAGCGATTGTAG
- a CDS encoding lysophospholipid acyltransferase family protein, protein MGKSPLSRAVVALREDRRVLRVVPWLAARLMQWLFRLLRVVHVGRAYPERCWARGERIIVAFWHGRLLMMPFVYPGKPGAILISQHRDGEYISRIATLLGFEVIRGSATRGGMRAFKQMIRAIKGRLNLVITPDGPKGPRAKVKSGVIEVARLTGAPIVPVSFSTSRRRFLKSWDAFLLPVPFSRAVYVWGEPMYVPRTATKDEVVKHQEALEERLDLLTMKADNYFRTDL, encoded by the coding sequence ATGGGGAAGTCACCCTTGTCCCGAGCGGTCGTAGCGCTCAGGGAAGATCGCCGTGTTCTGCGTGTTGTCCCATGGCTTGCTGCGAGGTTGATGCAGTGGCTGTTTCGGCTGCTTCGGGTTGTTCATGTGGGCCGCGCGTACCCGGAACGCTGCTGGGCAAGGGGGGAACGGATCATTGTGGCCTTCTGGCACGGCCGGCTTCTGATGATGCCGTTTGTCTATCCTGGGAAACCCGGAGCGATTCTCATCAGCCAGCATCGGGATGGCGAGTATATCAGCCGAATCGCAACACTGCTTGGCTTCGAGGTAATTCGGGGCTCGGCAACACGGGGCGGGATGCGCGCCTTCAAGCAGATGATTCGCGCCATCAAAGGAAGGCTGAATCTGGTGATCACGCCGGATGGCCCAAAGGGACCGCGAGCAAAGGTCAAGTCCGGTGTCATCGAGGTGGCAAGACTGACGGGGGCCCCTATTGTGCCGGTAAGCTTCAGCACGTCGCGACGCCGGTTCCTGAAAAGCTGGGATGCCTTCCTTCTCCCGGTCCCGTTCTCCCGCGCCGTATACGTCTGGGGGGAACCGATGTATGTGCCTCGGACGGCGACCAAAGATGAAGTGGTAAAGCATCAGGAAGCCCTCGAAGAGCGTCTCGATCTGCTCACGATGAAGGCCGATAATTACTTCAGGACGGATCTGTGA